Within Myceligenerans xiligouense, the genomic segment GACGGTCCGCGTGGGCCCGTCGGTCACCCGCATGCCGAACTCGATCGCGCCGAGCCGGTCCGCCTTGGCGTGCTGGAACGCCTCGGTGGACATCAGGTCGCGGACATGCTCTGGGGAGAGGGTGGTCGTCGTGGTCTCGTCGATCAGCACGGGGGTGCCTCCTCGGGGTCTTGTCAGACGGGTAGTAGTCCGCCGTAGCGGACGGAGATCCCACGCTCGGCGAGCCGGTCGCAGATGTGCTGGACCGATCGTTCGGCGAGGGCGGCGACGGTGTTGGACGGGTTGACCGTCAGCGCCGCCGGCACGGCAGAGGCGTCCGTGACGAAGATCCCGGGGTGTCCCCGGAGCTCATGGGTGTCGTCCAGGGCGCTCGTGGCCGGGTCGTCGCCCAGGCGGCACGACGCGAGCGGATGGACCGTGTAGGCGCCCACCAGGTCGTTCGTCCAGGGCTCGACCTGCCCGAAGCCGGCGTCCTCGATGAGCTCCCGGACGTCGGCGTCGGCCCGCGCCCAGGCGGCACGGGTGGTGGCCCGCGGCCGGTAGCGCAGCGTGCCGCGGCCCAGGAGCTGCTGGGAGAGGCGGACGGCGTTGCCCGACGGCGGGGGCGCGCCGAACACCCCCTCGTTGTCGTCCTCGATGAGCTCGAACAGCATCAGCCACGACTGCCAGCGGCTCAGCAGTTCCTTCTTCTCCAGACCGAACCAGCCGGGGCCGCCGTCGGACGTCCGGGCCTGCGCCAGGATGGTGCCGAGCCCGGGCGGGAAGTAGAGCTGTTCGATCGCGTACCGCTCGAACTCCGGCAGATTCTCGTCCTGGCGGTCCCAGGTGGCGACGACCGGGCCGCGGCCGATCTGGAACGCCTCGTAGGCCCGGCCGTCGCCCCGGTCGAGGCCCAGCGTGTCCCGCAGCGCGGACTCGTCGAGGGAGGCGACGTTGATGCGCTCGCCGTTCCCGGAGAAGTAGCGTCCGACGGCGTCCGGCATGGCACCGAGGTGCGGCTCGGAGCGCTGCAGGATCACCGGCGTGGCCGCCGCGCCGGCCGCGAGCACGACGACGCGGGCGCGGACACTGCCCGTGCCGACCGTCTCCCGGTAGTCGACGGGGTGGACGTGGGAGTAGTGGACCGTGTACGAGCCGTCCGCGTCCCGGGTGAGGTGCTGGACCTCGTGCAGCTCGCGGACCTCGCAGCCGTTCGCCTCGGCGGCCGGGATGTAGTTGAGCAGCAGCGACTGCTTCGCGTCCTCGGCGCAGCCCGACATCATCCAGTTGCAGTTCACGCACTTGGCGGTGTCGACGGCAGAAGGCAGCGGGTTGGCGGTGCGCCCGCCGTGGTCGCAGATCGCGGCCCAGGCCCCGCCCGCGTAGGAGACCTCGTCCCACGAGTGCCGCTTGATCGGCAGGGCCTCGGCGACCCGGTCGTACCAGGGGTCGAGCGACTCCCGGTCGATCGCCGACGGCCAGAGCCGGTGACCCAGCGAGCCGCGGCGCTCGAACGCGAACCGCGGCGCGCGGGGCATCGCCGCGAAATACACGACACTGCCGCCGCCCACGCAGTTGCCGCCCAGCACGCTCATGCCGTCGCCGGCCGTGAAGTCGAAGATCCGCGTCGCGGAGCTGCCGAACCGCAGCGACTGGTCGTACTCGCGGCTCGTCAGCCGGGGCCCACGCTCCAGGACCAGCACGCGAGCCCCGCCGGCCGCCAGGTGGAACGCCGGGATCGAGCCGCCGAAGCCGCTGCCGATCACGACGACGTCGAACTCCTCCACGCTCGCGCCGGTCATCGCGGGTCCCCGTGGTCGTCGGTGCCGGCCCGGAGCCGGGCGAGCGGGCGGCCGTAGCCGCCACGGTCGAACGCCCACCTCCCGTCGACCGGCGGGAAGAACCCCATCGCGCGCAGCCCGGAGGCCGGCGTGACCGCCGGGTCCAGGGCGTCGGCGGTCTCCAGGTGCGGCGCGCTGTCGTAGGCCATCGTGGCGAACAGCGCCACGAGGAACCAGAGGTCCTTCTCGGGCTCCTCCGGGTCGGTGAGCTCGGCCACGAGCCGGCGCCGGTCGGTGTACCCGAGGTCGGCGAAGCGGCCCACCGGGTCCGGGAGCTCCCGGGCGGTGGCCCACGTCACGGCGCGCTGGTCGAGCAGGTCGGCCATGCCGCCGACACCGTCCTCGATCCCGGTGGCCGGGTCGGTGAGGACGTCGAGGGCACCGCACTCGACCGCACCCGGCGTGTCGTCCACGCCCGCGATCGCGACGTCGTCCGGGTGGCGCTTGCGGCCGGGGACCACCGTGTCGGCATACGCCTCCAGGGCGACCCGCTGCGCGTCGGTGAGCGTGGGACGCTCCCCGAGGGGGGCCGTTCGTGGGCGGCGGGTCGGCGGGAGGGGCGGTGAGTCGGCGTTCTGGGTCACAGGGGATTCCTTTCCGGGACGGTGGGGAGTGCCGCGGGGCGGGACGGGGAGGTCCCGGAACGTGGGACGACGTCGACGACGTCGCGCAGGTCGGGTGCGGGCGCCTGCGACATGCGGGCGAGCGCCGTCACGGTGCGGCGGCCGCGTGGGCGCAGGGCGAGCCGGCCGCAGGCGGTGGACAGCCACAGGACCGCCTCGGCCTGGGCCAGCGCGCCGCCCGGGCACGCGCGCGGCCCGGCACCGAAGTCGAGCGACGACTCGCGGGCGCCGGAGAGGAACCGCTCGGGGCGGAAGTCCGGGTCCGCGGACTGGGCGGCGGCCGGGAGGATCAGCACCTCGTCGCCGGGGGAGAGGGCGACCCCGTCCACGGTGTCCGCCACGGTCGCCCGCCGGCTGACCAGCCACACCGGTGGCCGGAGCCGGAGCGTCTCGTCCAGCGTCGCGCTGCTCCAGCGCAACGCGGCCAGGTGCCGGGGCGTCACGTCGTCGGGCCCGAGGGCATCGAGCACGGAGGCCTCCGCGGCGATCTGCTCCTGGACCGCCGGATGCTGCGCCAGGTAGGTGATCGCCCAGGCGAGCGTGCTGGCCGTGGTCTCGTACCCGGCGAGGAACAGGCTGGTCATCCCCTCGGGAGTGGCCCACGCGTCGTCGCGGTGGCCCGGCAGGGAGCCGGAGGTCTCGCGGGCGAGCAGGCGCAGCGCCGCGTGCACCCGAGCGCGGGCGCGCGGACGAGCACGGAGCGGGACGAGGCCCTGGGAGACGCTGCGGAACAGCGCCTCGTCCTGGATCGTGTCGAACGCCTCGTGGATGTGCTCCGCCGCGGGCGCCGGGAAGCCGAACGTGACGCCGAGGCAGCCCAGTGTGTACTCGGCGAGCAGCACGGCCGGATCGACGGCGTCCCAGCCGCGCTCCTCGACCGTCGCGGCGCCGGCCCGCGCGAGCGCGAGGAACCTGCCCTGGTGCGCGTGCACGGCACGGGCGGCCAGGTAGGGCGTCACGTCCCGGCGCTGCCGGCGCCAGTGCTCGCCCTCCGCGGTGAGGAGTCCCTCACCGATGATCTCCCGGGCCTGCGCCTGCCCCAGGCCCTTGACGTACCGGTCCGCGTGCCGGACCAGCACGTGCTTGACGGCGCTCGGCGTCGCGGTGATGAGCATCCGGCCGAAGGGGGTGCGCAGCAGCGCGCCGCCCGGCCGGTCACGGGCGAGAGCGACGAGATGATCGACCCGGTCGGCGCGGGTGAGCCCCCGCAGGACGCGGACGGACTCCAGGAGGCCGAGACGGTGGACCGCTGCTGGCATCGGGCCCGCCCTCCCTCACGCGCCGACGACGTCGTCGGCCGCCTCGAGCGCGGTCGCGACCGCTCGACGCCACGACTCGTACGCCGTCCGGTCCGGGGCGCCGTCGGCCGGCCGCGGCCGGCAGGACCCGACCAGCTCGACGACGTCGGCGACCGGGCCCCCGCACAGGGCCGCGGACGCCACCGGCGTGTGCTCGTTCACCGTGCCCGCGCGGTGCCGGGCCTCGACGGCGAACGCCGCACCCTGCCGAACCCAGCGGCGGTCGTCCCCGGCGACCGTGAGGAGTTCCGCCAGCGCCGTCCGGTCGCGGCCGCCCGCGTAGGCCGCCGCGAGTCCGGTCCCCGCCCACAGCGAGCCGGAGAACCGCCGGTCGAACCGGGCGACCACGTCGGCGATGCCGGTGGGTGAGCCTCCCGCCCAGAACCACAGGCCGCGGCCGATGCCCTGCATCAGGGACTGCCGCGCGGCCCCGGCGCCCCCCGGCCAGCGGTGCTCCGGGAACCCCGTGCCACGGCGCTCCAGCGTCCGTGTGCTGTGGAAGAAGACCTCGTGGAACCCGTATCCGTCGAGGACGAGCGGGGCGACGGCGGGGTCGAGCGTGGTGAGGTCGGGCCAGAACGGTCGCGGCAGCCGGGCGAGGGCCCAGCCGAGTCCGACGTGGGCCATGTAGCTGTGACGTCCCTCCGTCACCGCCTCGAACGTGGCGAATCCGTGGCGGCTCCAGGGTTCCAGGGCGGCCCGGATCGTGATCGCCATCGCGGCCCCCTCGGCGGCGAATCCCTGCCACTGCCGCGGCAGGTCGTCCAGCCGCCGTGCCGCCTGCGCGGGGCCCCGCTCGGTCATCGCGATGCGGTAGCCGTCCAGGAAGGCGTGGCCGACGGGCGCGACGATCGACGGACCGGCTTCCCAAGGGCGGAAGCCGCGGCGCTCCGGGTCGACCTCGCGGACACCAGGCGTTGTCAGCGTCGCCCGCAGGCGGCGGAGCGGGATAGGAAGGTCGGCTGGCGTCTCCATGTCGGGTCTCCTCATGGTCGGTGCTGCGCCGACCATGGTTCCCGCACGACTGTCGCGGGCGCGCCTTCTCTGTTGCGGCCCGCCGCGACGTCGCGCGATGCCGGTGGCGGTCGGGGCCGTGGTGCCGGGGCGGCGCGGTTCCGGCGCACGTCTCGTCGAGGCAACGCACAAGAAGTTCCGCGCGGGCAGCGCTCCTAGCCTTGCCGTTGTCCGTACCGGCTCGCTCATTCGGAGGACCGATGGCCACGACGACCGACGACCCCGCAGCGGTTCCCCAGCGCATCATCGAGGCGTGGCGCGACCACGACGCCGAGGCGTTCGCCGAGGTGTTCACCAAGGACGGGACGATGATCCTGCCCGGCGTCCACCAGAAGGGCCAGGACGCCATCGCGGCGTTCATGCGCCAGGCGTTCCAGGGCCCCTACCGCGGCACCCAGGTGCTCGGCACCCCGTTCGACGTCAAGGTGCTCGGCCCCGACGCGGTGATCCTGTTCACCGAGGGCGGCGTCCGCCCGGCCGGCGCCGACGAGCTGCCCGACGACGCCCTGGTGCGCGCCACCTGGGTGGTGGTCCGCGAGGACGGCGTCTGGCAGCTGGCCTCGTACAGCAACGCGCCGAAGCAGGCCTGAACGCCGGCGACGTGGACGGTGTCGCGGCCGCCTCGCCCAGGGACGTGCGATGGGCGAGGCGGCCGCGCGGGTGGGCGGTGTGCGGTACCCGAAGCCGTGATCAGGTGGCCGGCGCGAGGGAGCGGGCCGGCGCGGGCGTCGGTGTGTCGAAGGACGCGGCGATCCGCGGGTGCTCACGCCACAGGTGGTAGAGGGCCAGGCCGAAGATCGCGCTCCCCAGGACGTTCGCCAGGAAGTGCCACCAGATCCGGTGCGTGGAGAGGGCCACCCCCGGATCGATCAGGCCGAACCAGGTGGACAGGCCGATGGCGGTCGGGGCGCCGAGCCACACCGACAGCATGAGGACGAGGTGCTCGACGCCGTGGATCCCCTGCATCCACACGCCCATCGTGGCGCACTTGCGGGCGGTCGAACGGTAGGTCACCCGCCGGGTGAGCTGCATCACGCCCACGATGCCGGCGAGGAAGAGCATGTTGCCGACGAAGTGCAAGATCTCCATGCCCAGCGACGGCTTGGTCGGGTCGACCACGCCGAACCCGTTGGCGAGACCGGTGCCCCAGGGCGTCATCCAGGCCGGCGCGTAGGGGTTCATGATCCAGTAGCCCGCCTGGGCGACGTGCTCGAGCATGTGGCCGATCTGGCCGATCACGCCGAGCAGGACGATTCCTGTCGCCGTGCGGAGCATCCAGGTCTCGACCCGCCGGCGGTGCGAGACGGCGAGGACGACGATGGCCGCCCACATGACGAGAGTCCAGCCGAGCATGCCGACCGCCCCAAGGACTTCTAGCGCTGACGCTGAGTCGTGTTCGTGTGCCATTCGAGTGTTCCCCTCCGGACCGGTATCAGGGTGCGTCTGTCACCGTAGGCCGCTGGTCAGCGGTGGGGTTCCGGCAGGTTGCTGACGTGTGACCGCCGTCGTGCCCGAAAACCGCCGGGGGCCACGGCCGTGGCCGCGCCCGGGTGACGGCCACGAGCGAAGGCGTGCCCGGGTAACGCGAAAGGCTCCCTGACTCAGCGTTTCCGCTGGTCAGAGAGCCTTTCGGTGGGTCGGGGTGACAGGATTTGAACCTGCGACCTCCTCGTCCCGAACGAGGCGCGCTACCAAGCTGCGCCACACCCCGGATTGCCTACCGCAGACCCTCGGGCCGCGGAAGCCTGCTCAGCATAGCCGACACGAGGGCCAGGCACGAAACCGAAATAGCGGTGAGCAGAGTCACGTGCTCCGCGTGCCCACGAGAACGTCCCACGGGGCGCTCCGCCAGGTCGGCGTGAGCGCTCTGTCAGGAACTCGTGAGCGCTCCGTCGGTCCGGCCGCGGGCCGCTTCGTCAGGCGAGTTCGACGACGATCTCGACCTCGACCGGCGCGTCCAGGGGGAGAACGGCGACGCCGACCGCGGAGCGGGCGTGGGGCTCGCCGAAGATCTCGCCCAGGACGTCGCTGGCGCCGTTGATCACGGCCGGCTGGGCGGTGAACGACGGGTCGCTCGCGACGAACCCGACCACCTTCACGACGCGCGCGACGTCGTCGAGGCTGCCCGTGAGCGATCGGACTGCGGCCAGGGCGTTCAGCGCGCAGGTGCGGGCCAGGTCCTTGGCCAGCGCCGGGTCGACGAGTCCGTCCCCGATCCCGACCTTGCCGGTCGCGAGGAGCGCGCCGTCGGCCATGGGGAGCTGTCCCGACGTGTGCACGTACTGCCCCGTGCGAACGGCCGGGACGTAGGAGGCGACGGGCGGGACGACGTCGGGCAGGCTGATGCCGAGGTCGGCGAGCCGCTGCTCCGCGCTCACTGCTCGCCCGTCGGGCGCTTGAGGTAGGCGACGAGCCCGGTGCCGTCGGGGCCGGGAACGACCTGGACGAGCTCCCAGCCGTCGGAGCCCCACTGGTCGAGAACGGCCTTGGTGTTGTGGATCAGGAGGGGGATCGTCGAGTACTCCCACGTGGTTGCCATGTGGCCGATCGTAGCCCGGCGGCCGGGTGGGCACCGTACACACGACCCGCACACCCGAGCGGCCGCGCCACCGCGTGTCATCTCAGGCTTTCCTACTACCCTGGCCCCATGTCGTCGGCCCATCCCCTGAGCTCCGAGCAGCGGCGGATCACGCGCAAGATCCCCGCCACGCAGCTGATCGCCCTGCTACTCGCCTTCGTCCTCACCGCCGGTGCCGGCGGTCTCATCGGCGCCGGGATGCTCATCCCGCTGGCCGCCGGAACGAACACCACCGTCGACGCGGGAGTGCAGCTGTTCGACGAGGTGCCCGACGAACTGGAGCTCACGCCACTGTCCGAGCAGTCGCGGATCTTCGCGAGCGACGGGAAGACCCTGCTGGCCTCCGTCTACGAGCAGAACCGCATCGTGGTGCCCCTGAAGAGGATCTCGAAGGAGATGCAGCACGCGGCGATCGCCATCGAGGACGAGCGCTTCTACGAGCACAACGGCGTCGACCCGCAGGGCATCGCCCGCGCGGCGGTGAGCAACGCCTCCGGTGCCGCCCAGCAGGGTGCGTCCACGCTGACACAGCAGTACGTGAAGAACGCGCTCATCGAGGAGGCCCTCAAGGAGGATGACCCGTTCGGCATCCTGGACGCCCGCGAGGACTCGATCCAGCGCAAGATCCGCGAGGCGAAGCTCTCGATCGCCATCGAGAAGAAGATGTCGAAGGACGAGATCCTCGCCGGCTACCTGAACGTCGCGCAGTTCGGGGTGAGCATCTACGGGGTGCAGGTGGCCGCGCAGCGCTACTTCAGCAAGGACGCCGCGGACCTGAACGTCGTGGAGGCGGCGACGATCGCCGGGATCACGAAGGAGCCGAGCCGCTTCGACCCGCTGGACAACCCCGACATCAACGAGGAACGCCGCAACCTGGTGCTGAACAAGATGTGGGGCCTCGGGTACATCACGGACAAGCAGTACCAGCGGGCGAAGGACACCCCGATCGAGAACACGCTCAAGCCGCGCAAGCTGCAGCTCGGCTGCGAGGAGGCACCCGCCGGGTCGGCGTTCTTCTGCGACTACGTGATCAAGGAGTTCCTGCTGAGCAAGGAGTTCGGGGAGACCCGGGACGACCGCTACAACGCGCTCTACCAGGGCGGGCTCGACATCGTGACGACGCTCGACATGAAGAAGCAGAGGGCTGCGCACCAGAGCATCGTCGAGGTCGTCCCGACGAACGACCCGAGCGGGCTGGACGCGGCGATCACCTCCGTGGAGCCGGGGACCGGAAAGATCCTCAGCATGGCGCAGAACAAGCCGTACGACGCCTCGGACGAGCCCGAGCCGCTGCACACGGCGATGAACTACTCGGCAGACTTCTTGCACGGCGGGTCCAACGGGTTCCAGCCCGGGTCGAACTTCAAGCCGTTTGTCCTGACAGAATGGCTGCGAACGGGTCATCGCCTGAACGACGTCATCCCGTCCAGCGAGGTGGTATTGGCAAAGGAGTCTTTCCGCGCGTCGGGATGTGAAGGCGTATCCCTTGGCGTTGGCCCCTGGTCGGTTGGCAACGCCGAAGCTGGAGCCGGAGGTCCGGTGACGGTCGCACTGGGTACTTATCAGTCGCTGAATACGGTGTACTCACGCATGACTCAGAAGCTTGATCTGTGCGGTATTCGCCAATCTGCTTTTGATGCGGGTTTCCAGCCGACAGTGCATGCCAAGATCGATGGCGGAGGCCCGATCGAGGGGCGGGCGACGGCCCGCGACATCGAGGTTGTGCCGGCGATGGTGCTCGGTACGCAGCCCACGACTCCGCTGGGAATGGCTACGGCCTACGCGACTTTCGCGTCGGGTGGCACGTACTGCAAGCCGATCGCGATCTCTTCTGTCGAGACTCGCGGTGGCGCGGAAATGAACGTGCCGAAGGCGGGATGCAAGCAGACGCTCGAGCCAAATGTGGCGAACACCGTTGCCTACGCGATGACGAAGGTGTTCGAAGGTAAGCCGTGGGGAACCGGCTACTGGGTGAAGGACAGGTTCCCGGCGACTCGTCCTGTGGCGGGAAAGACCGGCACGACGAACAACGGCTATCACAGCTGGTTCACGGGGTATACGCCCAACCTGTCGACCTCGGTGTGGGTCGGCACCGCCAGGGGGGACGTGGCGCACTTCAACATCATGGTGAACGGCGGCAAGTACAACTACGAGAAGCCCGGCCAGCCCTACTCGGTGTTGTACGGCAGCTCGCTCGCGCTCCCCGCGTGGGACCTGTACTCGGCCGAGGCGATGAAGGGCATGCCGGTCATGGACTTCCCCAGCCCGGACCCGAACCTGGTCGGCAGAGCTCCCGCCCAGCCCACTCCCCAGGGGGGCGATGACGACGACTCCGGTGACTCCGATGATGGCGGCGGGAACGGCGGCGGAGCCGAGGGGACCGACTGACCCATGGCCGCACGCAGCGCACTGACCACGCTCGCGGCGCTCGGCGGCGCGGCCGCCGCCGGGCTCGCCTACGCGCATCTCGAGTCGAAGCTGTTCACGGTGCGCCGCTACACGGTCCCGATCCTCGCACCCGGGCAGCGTCCGGTCCGGGTGCTGCATCTCAGCGACCTGCACCTCACCCCCTCGCAGCACATCAAGCAGGAGTGGGTACGGTCGCTCGCAGGTCTCGCGCCCGACGTCGTCATCAACACCGGGGACAACTTCGGGCACCTGCGCTCCCTCGGCCCGCTGCTCGACGTGCTCGGGCCGCTCATGGAGGTCCCGGGCGCTTTCGTGATGGGCTCGAACGACTACTTCGCGCCCACGTTCAAGAACCCGGCGCGCTACCTCCTGCCGGACGCCCGCGAGCAGCGCGACGACCTGGTCCCGCTCCCCACGGAGTCCCTGGCCAAGGCGTTCCGCGAGGCCGGCTGGGCGGACCTGACGAACCGCCGCGACACGATCACGCTCCGCGACGGCCGGGTGCTCGGCCTGGTCGGCATGGACGACCCGCACCTGGACCGCGACGTCATGCCGGAGTCACGTCCGACCGCGGGGACCGGATCTGCGAAGGGCCGCCATGCCGCCGACGCGGACCTGGGCGGAACACCCGATGGCGAGGACCCGCTCCTCCGTCTCGGGGTCGTCCACGCCCCGTACCAGCGAGTCCTCAACCAGCTCCGGGCCGACGGCACCGACATGGTGTTCGCCGGGCACACCCATGGCGGCCAGCTCTGCCTCCCGGGCATCGGCGCGCTCGTGACGAACTGCGACCTGGATCGCGGCCGGGCCTCCGGCCTGCACGGCTGGCCGGGCCCTCGCCCGGACGAGGATGGTGGCGAGGACTCCACCTGGCTCCACGTCTCCGCCGGCGCGGGCA encodes:
- a CDS encoding FAD-dependent oxidoreductase translates to MTGASVEEFDVVVIGSGFGGSIPAFHLAAGGARVLVLERGPRLTSREYDQSLRFGSSATRIFDFTAGDGMSVLGGNCVGGGSVVYFAAMPRAPRFAFERRGSLGHRLWPSAIDRESLDPWYDRVAEALPIKRHSWDEVSYAGGAWAAICDHGGRTANPLPSAVDTAKCVNCNWMMSGCAEDAKQSLLLNYIPAAEANGCEVRELHEVQHLTRDADGSYTVHYSHVHPVDYRETVGTGSVRARVVVLAAGAAATPVILQRSEPHLGAMPDAVGRYFSGNGERINVASLDESALRDTLGLDRGDGRAYEAFQIGRGPVVATWDRQDENLPEFERYAIEQLYFPPGLGTILAQARTSDGGPGWFGLEKKELLSRWQSWLMLFELIEDDNEGVFGAPPPSGNAVRLSQQLLGRGTLRYRPRATTRAAWARADADVRELIEDAGFGQVEPWTNDLVGAYTVHPLASCRLGDDPATSALDDTHELRGHPGIFVTDASAVPAALTVNPSNTVAALAERSVQHICDRLAERGISVRYGGLLPV
- a CDS encoding DUF5987 family protein, with product MTQNADSPPLPPTRRPRTAPLGERPTLTDAQRVALEAYADTVVPGRKRHPDDVAIAGVDDTPGAVECGALDVLTDPATGIEDGVGGMADLLDQRAVTWATARELPDPVGRFADLGYTDRRRLVAELTDPEEPEKDLWFLVALFATMAYDSAPHLETADALDPAVTPASGLRAMGFFPPVDGRWAFDRGGYGRPLARLRAGTDDHGDPR
- a CDS encoding cytochrome P450, which translates into the protein MPAAVHRLGLLESVRVLRGLTRADRVDHLVALARDRPGGALLRTPFGRMLITATPSAVKHVLVRHADRYVKGLGQAQAREIIGEGLLTAEGEHWRRQRRDVTPYLAARAVHAHQGRFLALARAGAATVEERGWDAVDPAVLLAEYTLGCLGVTFGFPAPAAEHIHEAFDTIQDEALFRSVSQGLVPLRARPRARARVHAALRLLARETSGSLPGHRDDAWATPEGMTSLFLAGYETTASTLAWAITYLAQHPAVQEQIAAEASVLDALGPDDVTPRHLAALRWSSATLDETLRLRPPVWLVSRRATVADTVDGVALSPGDEVLILPAAAQSADPDFRPERFLSGARESSLDFGAGPRACPGGALAQAEAVLWLSTACGRLALRPRGRRTVTALARMSQAPAPDLRDVVDVVPRSGTSPSRPAALPTVPERNPL
- a CDS encoding DUF1702 family protein translates to METPADLPIPLRRLRATLTTPGVREVDPERRGFRPWEAGPSIVAPVGHAFLDGYRIAMTERGPAQAARRLDDLPRQWQGFAAEGAAMAITIRAALEPWSRHGFATFEAVTEGRHSYMAHVGLGWALARLPRPFWPDLTTLDPAVAPLVLDGYGFHEVFFHSTRTLERRGTGFPEHRWPGGAGAARQSLMQGIGRGLWFWAGGSPTGIADVVARFDRRFSGSLWAGTGLAAAYAGGRDRTALAELLTVAGDDRRWVRQGAAFAVEARHRAGTVNEHTPVASAALCGGPVADVVELVGSCRPRPADGAPDRTAYESWRRAVATALEAADDVVGA
- a CDS encoding SgcJ/EcaC family oxidoreductase, whose protein sequence is MATTTDDPAAVPQRIIEAWRDHDAEAFAEVFTKDGTMILPGVHQKGQDAIAAFMRQAFQGPYRGTQVLGTPFDVKVLGPDAVILFTEGGVRPAGADELPDDALVRATWVVVREDGVWQLASYSNAPKQA
- a CDS encoding DUF6008 family protein, with the protein product MAHEHDSASALEVLGAVGMLGWTLVMWAAIVVLAVSHRRRVETWMLRTATGIVLLGVIGQIGHMLEHVAQAGYWIMNPYAPAWMTPWGTGLANGFGVVDPTKPSLGMEILHFVGNMLFLAGIVGVMQLTRRVTYRSTARKCATMGVWMQGIHGVEHLVLMLSVWLGAPTAIGLSTWFGLIDPGVALSTHRIWWHFLANVLGSAIFGLALYHLWREHPRIAASFDTPTPAPARSLAPAT
- a CDS encoding RidA family protein, coding for MSAEQRLADLGISLPDVVPPVASYVPAVRTGQYVHTSGQLPMADGALLATGKVGIGDGLVDPALAKDLARTCALNALAAVRSLTGSLDDVARVVKVVGFVASDPSFTAQPAVINGASDVLGEIFGEPHARSAVGVAVLPLDAPVEVEIVVELA
- a CDS encoding transglycosylase domain-containing protein, encoding MSSAHPLSSEQRRITRKIPATQLIALLLAFVLTAGAGGLIGAGMLIPLAAGTNTTVDAGVQLFDEVPDELELTPLSEQSRIFASDGKTLLASVYEQNRIVVPLKRISKEMQHAAIAIEDERFYEHNGVDPQGIARAAVSNASGAAQQGASTLTQQYVKNALIEEALKEDDPFGILDAREDSIQRKIREAKLSIAIEKKMSKDEILAGYLNVAQFGVSIYGVQVAAQRYFSKDAADLNVVEAATIAGITKEPSRFDPLDNPDINEERRNLVLNKMWGLGYITDKQYQRAKDTPIENTLKPRKLQLGCEEAPAGSAFFCDYVIKEFLLSKEFGETRDDRYNALYQGGLDIVTTLDMKKQRAAHQSIVEVVPTNDPSGLDAAITSVEPGTGKILSMAQNKPYDASDEPEPLHTAMNYSADFLHGGSNGFQPGSNFKPFVLTEWLRTGHRLNDVIPSSEVVLAKESFRASGCEGVSLGVGPWSVGNAEAGAGGPVTVALGTYQSLNTVYSRMTQKLDLCGIRQSAFDAGFQPTVHAKIDGGGPIEGRATARDIEVVPAMVLGTQPTTPLGMATAYATFASGGTYCKPIAISSVETRGGAEMNVPKAGCKQTLEPNVANTVAYAMTKVFEGKPWGTGYWVKDRFPATRPVAGKTGTTNNGYHSWFTGYTPNLSTSVWVGTARGDVAHFNIMVNGGKYNYEKPGQPYSVLYGSSLALPAWDLYSAEAMKGMPVMDFPSPDPNLVGRAPAQPTPQGGDDDDSGDSDDGGGNGGGAEGTD
- a CDS encoding metallophosphoesterase gives rise to the protein MAARSALTTLAALGGAAAAGLAYAHLESKLFTVRRYTVPILAPGQRPVRVLHLSDLHLTPSQHIKQEWVRSLAGLAPDVVINTGDNFGHLRSLGPLLDVLGPLMEVPGAFVMGSNDYFAPTFKNPARYLLPDAREQRDDLVPLPTESLAKAFREAGWADLTNRRDTITLRDGRVLGLVGMDDPHLDRDVMPESRPTAGTGSAKGRHAADADLGGTPDGEDPLLRLGVVHAPYQRVLNQLRADGTDMVFAGHTHGGQLCLPGIGALVTNCDLDRGRASGLHGWPGPRPDEDGGEDSTWLHVSAGAGTSPYWQLRFACRPEATLLTLTAKVS